GCATTTCGGCCTGCGGGTCGAGGGAGAGTACCTGATCGACCTGCCGCCGTCGGGAAACCGGCGCGTGGATTTTCCGCTTCGGGCCCGAGTCGCCGCCGCGGCGGGAAGCGCTCCATCGGGATATTCAGAAAATAAAGACAGTACTGGCGCCATGATTGCCCGGGAGGAGAGTGGTCCGGAAACGCCGGAAGAGGGACTTTCCGGGCAATCTGGCGCGTATGGTAACAATACGTCGAAGGCCCGCTCAGGCGGCTCCGCGACTGGAGATTCAGATCCTGCCGGCCGGGCGACAGGCGGCCGGGATAAATCGATCACCAACAGAGCGGATGGATACGAAGCTATCACTATTCCGAGCGCCTATTTCAGCGCGGCCAGCGCCATCCTGGAGGAGATCCCGATAAGGGAGGTCGCTTCGCTCGGCCTGTGGATGATGGAACATCCCGGCTGGCGGATCATGATCACAGGGCATACTGACAGTATTCCGATAAGTACGATCGATTATCCTTCGAATTTCGAACTATCCCTCGGCAGGGCGCGCTCTGTCTTCCAGCTCCTCAGGATGAACGGGATACCGGAAGAAAAGATGGATTATTCCGGCGTCGGAGACAGGTATCCGATAGCGTCTAATTCCACTGCCGAGGGCAGGGCGCTTAACAGGCGGGTCAACATAAAGGTGATCCCGCCAGACTCCTATTCCGAAGGGGATCCGGGGCTGCCGGCGATCTTCGCGATGCCAGACACGACGGAGAAGAGATATTCACTCGCCGATGACGCGGGAATTTGTTCCAAGATCGTCTCCCCGGACGAAGGGCATATTTTCACAGCACGCGACAAGATCGACGTCGAGGTCGTCACTCCCCTCTCGGCCGGAGTGGAGCTTTACGTGAACAACATCCCGGTGGGCAGGGAAAAACTTGGCCAGAAACGGATCGATACGGGGAACAACACTCTCGGCGTGATCTTCTACGACGTCAAGATCGCCGTCGGAAGGAACGACATCCTCGTCGTCTGCAGAAACCGCGGCGAACGGTCGGTATGCGTGCGGTACGTCTACCTTGCCGGCAACCCGGCGGGGATTGTCGCCGAGAGGGAAAAAATCTCGATACCGGCGGACGGCAACTCTACGCCCGAGATCATCTTCCTCGTAAACGACGAATCAGGACTGCCTGTACGCGACGGGATCTTCGTCACGCTCGATGGCCCCGGGCACCTGATCGGAAAGCTCGATATCAACCCCCACCAGCCGGGAGTCCAGCTCGCCACGGAAGGCGGCAAGGTAGCCTTCACCCTGCCAGGATCGAGAGATCCGCTGCGGACGAAGATCGATGTCGTCCTCGATCGCCTGAGCGCGTCGTGCGGCGTGACATACGAATCGCCTATGCGCGACTGGTTCCTCTTCGGTTTTGGAGAGGGAGAGATCGGTTACAGCAGCCTCTCTGGCGCCGCTCCCGTATACAGGACTGACGAAAAGTTCCATGACGGTCTCTTCGCCGAGGGGAAACTCTCCCTTTACGGACAGGGAGAGATAGCGACCGGCCACTTGATGACGCTGGCGGTCGACACGAGACCGATACGCGAGGATATCCTGCTCGGAAGGATAGAACCGGAGAAGCAGTATCCGCTATATGGCGACGCGAGCGAGTTAAAGTTCAATTCCGCCTCCAGAAGCGGTACTTATCTGCGAGTCGATAACAGGCGCTATAACGTGATGTTCGGAGATTTCAAAACGGAACTCGGCGGGTTGGAATTCACCAGATATAACAGGACTTTCAACGGAGTAAGGGGAGAAGCGAATTTCACGCGCGGCGGAATAGCTACGTTCATCACAAGGACCGACCAGGTCACATGGCAGGAGGAGATAAACGCTGACGGGACGAGCGGCTTCTATTTCCTCTCGCATTTTCCACTGACCGAACATAGCGAGGAAATAAGGATCGAGGTGCGAGACAGGTACAGGCCGGAGAATATCATCCGCGTCGATGACAAGAAATTCGGCCGCGACTATGACATAAACTATATGGATGGTTCGATCCTTTTTAAGGAACCAGTTGCAGCGAGGGACCGCGATCTTAATCCGGTGACGATCGTTGTGAGCTATGAATGCCGCGATTCAAAATCGATAAACTTCATTTACGGGATAAGGCCGACTTTCGAGATAACGGACAGCCTCAGCGCCGGGGCGACGGTAATCATCGAAGAAGAGGGAACTGGCAACTCCTCGATCACCGGTATCGATCTCTCCGGGTACCTGTACAGGGGAGTATCGATAGAAACAGAATATACGAGAAGCGACAAGTTCCTCCTCGGGAAGGGTGAAGCCTTCCGGGTCCGGTTCGCGGGGAGTTCGAAATCTCCGTTGAAATGGAGCGCCTATTACCGCGATGTCGACGCGAACTTCTATAACCCAGGATTCACCGGCGGCAAGACCGAGCTCGGCAGCAGAAAGACGGGGATCGATCTGAGCTGGATGATAAACAGCAGGTACTCAGTCGCGGCGAAGGCGTTCGATCACTATTTCAGGGAGCGTGGCGAAGAGAAAAGATATCTCGACCTTTGCGGCCGCTACAGATCCGGCTGGCTCACTTCGAAGGCGGGATTCGGAGCGGCATCTTACGACGATAACGACGGAAGCCGGCGGTCGGCGGCTCTTCTGATAGCCGCGGCGGGGTTTGATAAGGGAAGATCGAAAGGGGAGCTGCAGGTAGATCAGATAATCGGAGGAGAAGAGGTCGAGGAATATCCGAACAGGATACAGGCAGATCTGTCTTACGAACTCTGGAAGAATATAGACGGGACGCTCAAGCATGAATACCGCACAGGCAGACGCACGGGAACAAGGCATCTTACCCAGCTCGGGCTCGAATCGAGGATCAATGAGGATCTGAGCCTCTATTCGAGATACAGGATGGAGGGAGCGATGTCGGGGGAGAGGGGGCAGTCCGTAATAGGCCTGAAAAACAGGTTCAGGCTGAGCGACGCGCTTACATCGACAGTCACGGTCGAGAAGCTTGCCACTGTAAGCGGAGCGGCGAATGACGACTATACCGCATTCTCGACCGGGTGGCTCTACACACCCGCCGGAGAGCTTTACAAGCTGAAGGGGGATTACGAGATCAGGATCGAACCGGAACGGGTCAAGCATCTCGTCGGGCTCGCAGGAATCAAAAGACTTGGAAGGCGCTGGTCGGGCATTTTCAAGGGAGACCTCTGGTATTCGAACGAGGAAATCGAATTCGACAGGGTCAAGGGTAGCTCGACCCTCGGCAGTTCTTTCAGGCCGGTCGACGGCGGGCCGCTGACGATCTTCTCTCTTGCCAGAACAAGGTACGAGAAGAACAGTCCGGCCCACCCGGGAACTGTCGACAAGGACCTGACGATAATGACGGAAGCGAATTACCTGCTTGGTCCGAAGTGGGAAGCAGAGGGAAAGATCGCCGGAAGGTGGGTAAGGAACTGTTTTAAATCATATACGGCGAGCAGCGCGTCTTTCCTCTGGCAGGCAAGTGTTCTCAGGACGTTTGAATATGGGTGGGACCTTGGTATCAGCGCCAGGATCGTTCACCAGCGCGAAACGTCGACAGTCAGGTATGGCGGTGGCCTCGAGGTCGGGAAGGTGGTGGCGGAAAATGTCTGGGTAGGGTGCGGGTACGATTTCGGCGGGCACAGCGACTCCGACGCTTCGATAAACGATTTCGAGAAAAACGGATTCCACGTGGGGATGAAGATGAAATTCAACGAGAAGATACTCGACTATTTTTATGCCGGGAAAGAATGACACGACGACGTGAGATATCCGCCATGGAGGGCGGCTTTCCCGGTCTTTAAAGAGAGAGACGGCAGATGAGGATTTTCAAAGGCAGAAAAGAAAGGGCAGCTTTCCGGGCTATGGCGCTCGTATCGGCGGTGATCATCTCTGTCGCCGGCGGAGAGGCCGGAGGCGCGGAACTGATAGATGGAGGCACTTTCGAATCCGGTTCTTTCAGCGGGAGCTGGACGCACAATGGCGGGAACACGCTAGGGTTCACCAATCCAAGCTGGGCCGATCACGATGTCGTTCTGGATCTCCCTTACAGCGGAAACTATAGCGCTCTCCTCGGTTTCAAATACACGACTCAGCGAAGGAACCGGTTGGGGTTCATGTATCATGACGTGACCATTCCCGCCGATATTTCGAGCGCTGTCCTCTATTTCGTCTTCCGGCAGCAGGGGTATGACGGCGTGAACTATGACCCGTTCACCGTGACGATAAGAAATACATCGAATACGGTGCTGGCGACCGTCGTCGATTTTTCCTTCTCCGAATGGGATAACCAGTTCAAGGACAGTGGCTGGATCGAAGATGATGGCGTGGGCCCGGTGGGGTATGATATGTCCGCGTGGGCGGGGCAGACTGTCAGGATCTATTTCAGGCAGATAAATACTTACGACAATTTTTACGAAACATGGACTTTCGTCGATGACGTCTCCCTGGTCGTCAGGCATTTCGCCGATCTCGCCGTCGACGGCGATGGCGACGATCTCTTTGCCGCGATCGGCAGCGGAGGCGGTGGATCATCGACCCGAAGTGGCGAGGAAGGTGAAACGGTGTCCTACCTGCTTGATATCGAGAACGAAGGGCTCGATATCGACTCCTACAACCTGTCCGTTTCACCTCCCGCCGGTTGGACCGTGACGATAGAATACGGCGGAACGACATACCCCTTCCCATGGACGACTCCGTCGATCCCCGCGGGATCGTCGATAAGCGCCGAAGTCCATGTCGCCATACCTTCCGGTGAGCCTCTCGGCGGGTACGCGACGATACTCGACGCTGTCTCGGTCGCCCATGGCAACAGGTACGACAGCGCCACCCTCGGGACGAATGTAGTCCCTTCAGATCACCTGACCGATCTGGCGATAGATTCGAACGGGTTCGGCGTGATAGACCGATCAGGGGGCGGGGGGATATCGATCCGTAACTGCCCGGCTGATACGATTCTGGAGTACGCGATCGATCTGGTCAACGCGGGAACGCTCAATGATTCATTCACCGTATGGTTCACGCCCGGCGCGCCACTCTCGGCCGGGATAGACGATGGCGCCACGGTCCATACGGGGCTTTTCACCACCGGCGGCATAGCTCCGGGAAGCAGCGAGCAGTATACGCTGAGAGTCACAGTCCCCGTTTCGTTGCCTGGAGGAGCGTACAATACCATAGTCTACGCCGCTTCTGTCACCGACACTTTGAGGGTCGATGCCGTTACGGCAAGGGCTATAGTGGCGGCGCCGAAGATAGATATGATAATCGCCTCGAGCGGTAACGGTATCATAGATATGACAGCATCCGGGCTCGGCGGGAACAGCACGATCTCGGGAGAGAGGGGAAACACGATCTATTTCCCCGTGATAATTCAGAACGAGGGAGGAGTCGCCGATTCGTTCGAGATCGACTGGGATTCGCCGGGAGGCGGATGGTCCGGGGTCATCAATGACGGGACTTCAGATCACGACTTCCCGTGGGTCACTCCGGTCTTCGATCCGTACAGCGAGAGAGCATTCACCCTTGCCGTGACGATCCCCGGGAACGCGGCGTACGACACTTACCTATCCCTTCTAGATGCCATATCGGAGGTGGATGGAAATATCTCAGAAAGCGTTACGGCGGGGATCTCGGTCGCTTCGGGGAACGAGATCGATCTTCTGATCGACGGGAACGGGGACGACACCTACGGACCGATCGATACGGGTCTCGGAGGCAGTTCGATGATCAGCGCCGATCCGGGCGACACTGTCTTCTTCAATATCACGGTACAGAACCAGGCTGGAGGGAACATATTCGATCTCGAGTGGGATACGCCAGCGGGGTGGGAAGTGGTGATAGGAGATTCGACTTCGTCGCTTTCGGGAGTCCCGGCCGGCGATTACACCCTGGAGGTCAGGGTGCCGGCTTCTTCGACTGGAGGCACCTTCGATATTATCCTCAACGGATACAAGGCGAATAAGAGATATTACGTCGACAGCGTCACGGGAAGGGTCGTCGTCTCTTCTCCCGCCCTTGTCGACGCTATTGTAGACGGCAACGGCGACGAACTGTTCGCAGCAACAGGCACGGGAGCCGGCGGATACTCGGCTCAGAGCACTGTCGGAGGCCAGCTTGTCAATTTCACCGTCGAACTGCAGAACCAGGGAGCTGATCCGGAAGAATACATAGTCGAATGGAACTCGATCCCAGGCTGGACGGCTACATTCCAGGGGGCCGCTTCGCCTGCGGCGACACCGGTCATCATAGACGGCGGGTCGGGGTTCTATATCTTTTCAGTCACCGCCCCTGTCTCCGCGCCGGAAGGTGATTATTCATACATAATAGACTTCATGTCGACCTCCGATTCGACAAATGTAGAAAGCGTGACGGCCGAGGTCCATATAAACGCCCCTCCATTGGCCGATCTTATCATAGAGGGAGATGGAGCGTTCGACACGGCGCCGGCGGGGACGGGAGAAGGTGGCCGGGCCGTCGTCTTCGGCGATCCGGGGTCTTTGGCGACCGCCCTGCTCGAGATCGTCAACAGGGGAGGATTCCCCGATTCGTTCCGGATCGTCTGGCAGGATCCAGCAGGATGGCCTGCCGGGTCGGTGCTTCTCTCTGACGGGGTGAGCGATTTCACATCGCCTTTCGTGACGCCGCTTATTGCTCCTGGCGGGTCGCTGGTATTCACCGTGAAGATGGCGATACCGGCAGGGGCGGGATCGCGGGCAGGGATCATAATCGACGCGATCGCGCTTTTGATGGATATCGAGGACAGCGTTCTGCTTGAAGTGCTAACCGGCGCCTTTGTAAGGGGGATCGTATTCGATGACAGCGATCATGACGGTATTTATGATCCGGGAGAGGCGGGCTGGAGCGGCGTAAAGATCACCTTCGCCGATCCGTCGGCCCCCGTCACTGTCTATACGGATGGGGGAGGAAGGTACCTTATCGGCGTACCGGCTGGACCTGCTACCGATGTCATCGAACTGACGCCTGGAGGGATGATCAGTCTGAGCCCCGACACTGTACAGACGGGAGCGATCTCGGCAGGTGATACTATCGAAATCGATTTTGCCGACGTAAGGATCTCAACGATAACTCCCGAAGTCAGCGCGAGCGGTCCGGCGGGAGGTTTTATCGAGCTTCCCCACACGATCACAGCCGGGACGGCAGGCCAGGCCACCGTATGGACGGCGCTGCCTGCAGGGTGGACCGATGTGTGGTACAGGGACGTCAACGGCGACGGAAGGCTCGACGGGCTTGATACGAGGCTGACATCGGCAGACCTCGATATTGATCCGGCAGTGCCGGGGCGCGATATCATCCGGGTGATCGTAAGAGTATATATACCAACGCAGGCGGCGGCCGGGACTGTCGCTCCCGCCACAGTGACCCTTCAGCAGACTCTCGGCGGGACCTCT
This genomic stretch from Candidatus Krumholzibacteriota bacterium harbors:
- a CDS encoding OmpA family protein — its product is MRKQVFHKAILCRDSRERFAITVCLFLLVSFLAGAAFAQVPGPGDMITSRTEGAFRLGGNDLTAFSNTVSIGLLPVYGPMLLPDGSVTAPAATAAAFSGEQVIFQYTLGNSGNDEDSFDLFAAVLSPSDFIPVNIEIYLDQDGDGLIDPGEETIVQAGPLSPGESVHLVASAWLPSGLSGAQRAHLDIRARSVSDTSAVDAGNVVRIEARNEASISLVTEADRPEVMPGETFYYTLDYVNTGEREAEDIIITDFIDYSGMSGGTEYLPGSAVSSLPGMIEYFDIELFEWVEVAPPAERVKGVRLHLETLIAGAGGYLSFALRVDDDHESGPLYNTASCLFTGVDAQPYSLNSNEHQVMVGQISALDIGPAGDPSAPEGSAADRVVISLAGSDSTIIFWHEIFNGGNYMDTVEIVLADSAMVHPDWTMEFIDGSGYPLSSTSQYTAAAGVIPQNGSVVAGLRISSTAERLRAFEGRELDLTVEARSLVDDGSRNTVHDILVKADIPLLSVKQSVRETSVMTGDIASYIVTVENLTEETTVDSIILVERVSPGLGYVGGSEKPRINGNILRWELGRLEPGEKKEVVFRAAVKAGQEKGHLTSSAWVYGISVLGERTADGPAIASVRIIDGLFSRKGIVFGSVFVDKDGDGMREKGEKGIKGVSVYLENGTYAITDSSGAYTLPGTYEGTHVVRADPKTFPDSLEAGASAHFGLRVEGEYLIDLPPSGNRRVDFPLRARVAAAAGSAPSGYSENKDSTGAMIAREESGPETPEEGLSGQSGAYGNNTSKARSGGSATGDSDPAGRATGGRDKSITNRADGYEAITIPSAYFSAASAILEEIPIREVASLGLWMMEHPGWRIMITGHTDSIPISTIDYPSNFELSLGRARSVFQLLRMNGIPEEKMDYSGVGDRYPIASNSTAEGRALNRRVNIKVIPPDSYSEGDPGLPAIFAMPDTTEKRYSLADDAGICSKIVSPDEGHIFTARDKIDVEVVTPLSAGVELYVNNIPVGREKLGQKRIDTGNNTLGVIFYDVKIAVGRNDILVVCRNRGERSVCVRYVYLAGNPAGIVAEREKISIPADGNSTPEIIFLVNDESGLPVRDGIFVTLDGPGHLIGKLDINPHQPGVQLATEGGKVAFTLPGSRDPLRTKIDVVLDRLSASCGVTYESPMRDWFLFGFGEGEIGYSSLSGAAPVYRTDEKFHDGLFAEGKLSLYGQGEIATGHLMTLAVDTRPIREDILLGRIEPEKQYPLYGDASELKFNSASRSGTYLRVDNRRYNVMFGDFKTELGGLEFTRYNRTFNGVRGEANFTRGGIATFITRTDQVTWQEEINADGTSGFYFLSHFPLTEHSEEIRIEVRDRYRPENIIRVDDKKFGRDYDINYMDGSILFKEPVAARDRDLNPVTIVVSYECRDSKSINFIYGIRPTFEITDSLSAGATVIIEEEGTGNSSITGIDLSGYLYRGVSIETEYTRSDKFLLGKGEAFRVRFAGSSKSPLKWSAYYRDVDANFYNPGFTGGKTELGSRKTGIDLSWMINSRYSVAAKAFDHYFRERGEEKRYLDLCGRYRSGWLTSKAGFGAASYDDNDGSRRSAALLIAAAGFDKGRSKGELQVDQIIGGEEVEEYPNRIQADLSYELWKNIDGTLKHEYRTGRRTGTRHLTQLGLESRINEDLSLYSRYRMEGAMSGERGQSVIGLKNRFRLSDALTSTVTVEKLATVSGAANDDYTAFSTGWLYTPAGELYKLKGDYEIRIEPERVKHLVGLAGIKRLGRRWSGIFKGDLWYSNEEIEFDRVKGSSTLGSSFRPVDGGPLTIFSLARTRYEKNSPAHPGTVDKDLTIMTEANYLLGPKWEAEGKIAGRWVRNCFKSYTASSASFLWQASVLRTFEYGWDLGISARIVHQRETSTVRYGGGLEVGKVVAENVWVGCGYDFGGHSDSDASINDFEKNGFHVGMKMKFNEKILDYFYAGKE
- a CDS encoding DUF11 domain-containing protein — translated: MRIFKGRKERAAFRAMALVSAVIISVAGGEAGGAELIDGGTFESGSFSGSWTHNGGNTLGFTNPSWADHDVVLDLPYSGNYSALLGFKYTTQRRNRLGFMYHDVTIPADISSAVLYFVFRQQGYDGVNYDPFTVTIRNTSNTVLATVVDFSFSEWDNQFKDSGWIEDDGVGPVGYDMSAWAGQTVRIYFRQINTYDNFYETWTFVDDVSLVVRHFADLAVDGDGDDLFAAIGSGGGGSSTRSGEEGETVSYLLDIENEGLDIDSYNLSVSPPAGWTVTIEYGGTTYPFPWTTPSIPAGSSISAEVHVAIPSGEPLGGYATILDAVSVAHGNRYDSATLGTNVVPSDHLTDLAIDSNGFGVIDRSGGGGISIRNCPADTILEYAIDLVNAGTLNDSFTVWFTPGAPLSAGIDDGATVHTGLFTTGGIAPGSSEQYTLRVTVPVSLPGGAYNTIVYAASVTDTLRVDAVTARAIVAAPKIDMIIASSGNGIIDMTASGLGGNSTISGERGNTIYFPVIIQNEGGVADSFEIDWDSPGGGWSGVINDGTSDHDFPWVTPVFDPYSERAFTLAVTIPGNAAYDTYLSLLDAISEVDGNISESVTAGISVASGNEIDLLIDGNGDDTYGPIDTGLGGSSMISADPGDTVFFNITVQNQAGGNIFDLEWDTPAGWEVVIGDSTSSLSGVPAGDYTLEVRVPASSTGGTFDIILNGYKANKRYYVDSVTGRVVVSSPALVDAIVDGNGDELFAATGTGAGGYSAQSTVGGQLVNFTVELQNQGADPEEYIVEWNSIPGWTATFQGAASPAATPVIIDGGSGFYIFSVTAPVSAPEGDYSYIIDFMSTSDSTNVESVTAEVHINAPPLADLIIEGDGAFDTAPAGTGEGGRAVVFGDPGSLATALLEIVNRGGFPDSFRIVWQDPAGWPAGSVLLSDGVSDFTSPFVTPLIAPGGSLVFTVKMAIPAGAGSRAGIIIDAIALLMDIEDSVLLEVLTGAFVRGIVFDDSDHDGIYDPGEAGWSGVKITFADPSAPVTVYTDGGGRYLIGVPAGPATDVIELTPGGMISLSPDTVQTGAISAGDTIEIDFADVRISTITPEVSASGPAGGFIELPHTITAGTAGQATVWTALPAGWTDVWYRDVNGDGRLDGLDTRLTSADLDIDPAVPGRDIIRVIVRVYIPTQAAAGTVAPATVTLQQTLGGTSIVTSALVCDQMTVLASASGLLRLAKEVDLTAARPGDIVTYTIVFSNPGIEGVSEIEIIDPVSPAVELVADAFGPGNDIEWVRSGVPVYLTAEPADADEALYDIASGTLRLILSRQGPFVLQSGMAGSVSYRVRIR